A genomic window from Triticum urartu cultivar G1812 chromosome 7, Tu2.1, whole genome shotgun sequence includes:
- the LOC125518113 gene encoding cell number regulator 13-like isoform X3, with translation MASPSSSLWGALGQASTMAQLMGVDALGLVSMVVQAALVARRHRDACVRLAQHVELVGGLLGELELAELMRREATRRPLEQLGGALRRCYALVTACQDCGYLRRLLLGARMAEELRAAQHEIDMFIRLIPLIALVDNSTADSRRVKADEGVLTVVTDSSNRHIRKSGPARTKYR, from the exons ATGGCGAGCCCGTCGAGCAGCCTGTGGGGCGCCCTTGGGCAAGCCTCCACCATGGCGCAGCTGATGGGCGTGGACGCGCTCGGGCTGGTCTCCATGGTCGTGCAGGCCGCCCTGGTGGCGCGTCGCCACCGGGATGCCTGCGTGCGGCTCGCGCAGCACGTGGAGCTCGTCGGCGGCCTGCTCGGGGAGCTGGAGCTCGCCGAGCTGATGCGTCGGGAGGCCACCAGGCGGCCGCTGGAGCAGCTCGGCGGCGCGCTGCGGCGGTGCTACGCGCTCGTCACGGCGTGCCAGGACTGCGGCTACCTGCGCCGCCTGCTCCTAGGAGCCCGGATGGCCGAGGAGCTCCGCGCCGCGCAGCATGAGATCGACATGTTCATCCGCCTCATCCCGCTCATCGCCCTCGTCGACAATTCTACTGCAGATAGTCGCCGTGTCAAG GCTGATGAGGGGGTGCTCACTGTAGTCACAGATAGTTCAAATCGTCACATCAG GAAAAGTGGACCTGCGAGAACAAAATATCGTTGA
- the LOC125518113 gene encoding cell number regulator 13-like isoform X2, translated as MASPSSSLWGALGQASTMAQLMGVDALGLVSMVVQAALVARRHRDACVRLAQHVELVGGLLGELELAELMRREATRRPLEQLGGALRRCYALVTACQDCGYLRRLLLGARMAEELRAAQHEIDMFIRLIPLIALVDNSTADSRRVKQADEGVLTVVTDSSNRHIRKSGPARTKYR; from the exons ATGGCGAGCCCGTCGAGCAGCCTGTGGGGCGCCCTTGGGCAAGCCTCCACCATGGCGCAGCTGATGGGCGTGGACGCGCTCGGGCTGGTCTCCATGGTCGTGCAGGCCGCCCTGGTGGCGCGTCGCCACCGGGATGCCTGCGTGCGGCTCGCGCAGCACGTGGAGCTCGTCGGCGGCCTGCTCGGGGAGCTGGAGCTCGCCGAGCTGATGCGTCGGGAGGCCACCAGGCGGCCGCTGGAGCAGCTCGGCGGCGCGCTGCGGCGGTGCTACGCGCTCGTCACGGCGTGCCAGGACTGCGGCTACCTGCGCCGCCTGCTCCTAGGAGCCCGGATGGCCGAGGAGCTCCGCGCCGCGCAGCATGAGATCGACATGTTCATCCGCCTCATCCCGCTCATCGCCCTCGTCGACAATTCTACTGCAGATAGTCGCCGTGTCAAG CAGGCTGATGAGGGGGTGCTCACTGTAGTCACAGATAGTTCAAATCGTCACATCAG GAAAAGTGGACCTGCGAGAACAAAATATCGTTGA
- the LOC125518113 gene encoding cell number regulator 13-like isoform X6: MASPSSSLWGALGQASTMAQLMGVDALGLVSMVVQAALVARRHRDACVRLAQHVELVGGLLGELELAELMRREATRRPLEQLGGALRRCYALVTACQDCGYLRRLLLGARMAEELRAAQHEIDMFIRLIPLIALVDNSTADSRRVKIVNCQLNNSI; encoded by the exons ATGGCGAGCCCGTCGAGCAGCCTGTGGGGCGCCCTTGGGCAAGCCTCCACCATGGCGCAGCTGATGGGCGTGGACGCGCTCGGGCTGGTCTCCATGGTCGTGCAGGCCGCCCTGGTGGCGCGTCGCCACCGGGATGCCTGCGTGCGGCTCGCGCAGCACGTGGAGCTCGTCGGCGGCCTGCTCGGGGAGCTGGAGCTCGCCGAGCTGATGCGTCGGGAGGCCACCAGGCGGCCGCTGGAGCAGCTCGGCGGCGCGCTGCGGCGGTGCTACGCGCTCGTCACGGCGTGCCAGGACTGCGGCTACCTGCGCCGCCTGCTCCTAGGAGCCCGGATGGCCGAGGAGCTCCGCGCCGCGCAGCATGAGATCGACATGTTCATCCGCCTCATCCCGCTCATCGCCCTCGTCGACAATTCTACTGCAGATAGTCGCCGTGTCAAG ATTGTTAATTGCCAGTTAAACAATTCGATATGA
- the LOC125518113 gene encoding uncharacterized protein LOC125518113 isoform X1, which yields MPAWADFDSDSNTSLPPASLFSCSPCFPKSRSIRPRPPISLPRSIFLSLSVPDRCSSINSAAATMAGTTVLPPSLLPRRSAAASADLHSCSSRVRVNPALMANPAAAKKPKRPGSMRGEQPPPAKRLRGACSGGELHVAVPANIKNGSKLPSPVSGKDLLHSSAIKNQVAESPAAATQSKPQMSMRELIANARLTMARLDKARSASKEEANRRQEIERSRAEARRKMEQMADTVQFNDPWIHHSDVTKSPEELLKARQHAWRYQAHLLEMARRRDFAQAMQIHGWLQSTGDRSRGRNHQQCKLLGASLASEETKQRNQFLS from the coding sequence ATGCCGGCCTGGGCCGACTTCGACTCGGATTCAAACACTTCACTGCCTCCCGCGTCCTTATTTTCTTGCTCGCCGTGTTTCCCCAAATCCCGATCCATCAGACCACGCCCTCCGATCAGCCTCCCTCGATCCATCTTCCTCTCTCTCTCAGTGCCGGATCGTTGCTCCTCGATCAACTCCGCGGCCGCGACCATGGCCGGCACCACGGTGCTCCCGCCGTCTCTGCTCCCGCGCCgtagcgccgccgcctccgccgacCTGCACTCCTGCTCCTCCCGCGTGCGCGTGAACCCTGCCTTGATGGCGAACCCCGCGGCTGCCAAGAAGCCAAAGCGCCCCGGATCCATGCGCGGCGAGCAACCGCCGCCGGCGAAGCGCCTACGCGGTGCCTGCTCCGGGGGCGAGCTCCATGTCGCCGTCCCCGCCAACATCAAGAACGGCAGCAAGCTTCCGTCTCCCGTCAGCGGCAAGGATCTGCTCCACTCCTCCGCAATCAAGAACCAGGTCGCCGAATCTCCGGCTGCCGCGACGCAATCGAAGCCGCAGATGAGCATGCGCGAACTGATCGCGAACGCTCGCCTCACCATGGCTCGCCTCGACAAGGCTCGCTCTGCCTCCAAAGAAGAGGCCAACCGTCGGCAGGAGATCGAGCGCAGCAGAGCAGAGGCCCGGCGAAAGATGGAGCAGATGGCGGACACGGTGCAGTTCAACGACCCCTGGATCCATCACTccgacgtgaccaagtcccctgAGGAGCTGCTCAAAGCAAGACAGCACGCATGGCGTTATCAAGCTCACCTCCTCGAGATGGCTCGTCGACGGGACTTTGCTCAAGCGATGCAAATCCACGGATGGCTGCAATCCACGGGTGATCGAAGCAGAGGAAGAAATCATCAGCAGTGCAAGCTTCTTGGTGCTAGTCTTGCATCAGAGGAAACAAAGCAGAGGAACCAATTCCTTTCTTGA
- the LOC125518113 gene encoding cell number regulator 13-like isoform X4: MASPSSSLWGALGQASTMAQLMGVDALGLVSMVVQAALVARRHRDACVRLAQHVELVGGLLGELELAELMRREATRRPLEQLGGALRRCYALVTACQDCGYLRRLLLGARMAEELRAAQHEIDMFIRLIPLIALVDNSTADSRRVKQADEGVLTVVTDSSNRHIRFPTKSL; encoded by the exons ATGGCGAGCCCGTCGAGCAGCCTGTGGGGCGCCCTTGGGCAAGCCTCCACCATGGCGCAGCTGATGGGCGTGGACGCGCTCGGGCTGGTCTCCATGGTCGTGCAGGCCGCCCTGGTGGCGCGTCGCCACCGGGATGCCTGCGTGCGGCTCGCGCAGCACGTGGAGCTCGTCGGCGGCCTGCTCGGGGAGCTGGAGCTCGCCGAGCTGATGCGTCGGGAGGCCACCAGGCGGCCGCTGGAGCAGCTCGGCGGCGCGCTGCGGCGGTGCTACGCGCTCGTCACGGCGTGCCAGGACTGCGGCTACCTGCGCCGCCTGCTCCTAGGAGCCCGGATGGCCGAGGAGCTCCGCGCCGCGCAGCATGAGATCGACATGTTCATCCGCCTCATCCCGCTCATCGCCCTCGTCGACAATTCTACTGCAGATAGTCGCCGTGTCAAG CAGGCTGATGAGGGGGTGCTCACTGTAGTCACAGATAGTTCAAATCGTCACATCAG GTTTCCAACAAAATCTTTGTAG
- the LOC125518113 gene encoding cell number regulator 13-like isoform X7 — protein MASPSSSLWGALGQASTMAQLMGVDALGLVSMVVQAALVARRHRDACVRLAQHVELVGGLLGELELAELMRREATRRPLEQLGGALRRCYALVTACQDCGYLRRLLLGARMAEELRAAQHEIDMFIRLIPLIALVDNSTADSRRVKV, from the exons ATGGCGAGCCCGTCGAGCAGCCTGTGGGGCGCCCTTGGGCAAGCCTCCACCATGGCGCAGCTGATGGGCGTGGACGCGCTCGGGCTGGTCTCCATGGTCGTGCAGGCCGCCCTGGTGGCGCGTCGCCACCGGGATGCCTGCGTGCGGCTCGCGCAGCACGTGGAGCTCGTCGGCGGCCTGCTCGGGGAGCTGGAGCTCGCCGAGCTGATGCGTCGGGAGGCCACCAGGCGGCCGCTGGAGCAGCTCGGCGGCGCGCTGCGGCGGTGCTACGCGCTCGTCACGGCGTGCCAGGACTGCGGCTACCTGCGCCGCCTGCTCCTAGGAGCCCGGATGGCCGAGGAGCTCCGCGCCGCGCAGCATGAGATCGACATGTTCATCCGCCTCATCCCGCTCATCGCCCTCGTCGACAATTCTACTGCAGATAGTCGCCGTGTCAAG GTTTAA
- the LOC125518113 gene encoding cell number regulator 13-like isoform X5, whose amino-acid sequence MASPSSSLWGALGQASTMAQLMGVDALGLVSMVVQAALVARRHRDACVRLAQHVELVGGLLGELELAELMRREATRRPLEQLGGALRRCYALVTACQDCGYLRRLLLGARMAEELRAAQHEIDMFIRLIPLIALVDNSTADSRRVKADEGVLTVVTDSSNRHIRFPTKSL is encoded by the exons ATGGCGAGCCCGTCGAGCAGCCTGTGGGGCGCCCTTGGGCAAGCCTCCACCATGGCGCAGCTGATGGGCGTGGACGCGCTCGGGCTGGTCTCCATGGTCGTGCAGGCCGCCCTGGTGGCGCGTCGCCACCGGGATGCCTGCGTGCGGCTCGCGCAGCACGTGGAGCTCGTCGGCGGCCTGCTCGGGGAGCTGGAGCTCGCCGAGCTGATGCGTCGGGAGGCCACCAGGCGGCCGCTGGAGCAGCTCGGCGGCGCGCTGCGGCGGTGCTACGCGCTCGTCACGGCGTGCCAGGACTGCGGCTACCTGCGCCGCCTGCTCCTAGGAGCCCGGATGGCCGAGGAGCTCCGCGCCGCGCAGCATGAGATCGACATGTTCATCCGCCTCATCCCGCTCATCGCCCTCGTCGACAATTCTACTGCAGATAGTCGCCGTGTCAAG GCTGATGAGGGGGTGCTCACTGTAGTCACAGATAGTTCAAATCGTCACATCAG GTTTCCAACAAAATCTTTGTAG